From Scylla paramamosain isolate STU-SP2022 chromosome 16, ASM3559412v1, whole genome shotgun sequence, one genomic window encodes:
- the LOC135108151 gene encoding la-related protein 7-like: MDETPAPQQQPEAAGKEAPASKEFRKRKKRLLQQIADQMDFYFSAANITKDRFMSSLLRDGPYIDLQTFFKFNKIRSMTSDITFLRKAISKSSLLELSEDGLQVRRKAAVEVKENELHCTIYVENIPSNADHDWVRQVFGEYGTIDYISLPRYHRSGRPKGFAFVEFKAPEMANSALEAFGALECKIPPTTDPSELQSIKTFEGNTGQHMAGESHMEPHSDDQSVDKESDGGKNMEISVGEGESVKKRKLDSVSEETNEKKRKKSKEESKSDDTAEQGEKNMDASESEPQAGTDGGEEPSSGGKKKKKKRKRKKKEKEVIDSIYLRVMSKEDWKKLRNKYLNAQRENMKLLKMQLQERYHQPHFRRHNAGRNMECDQNHDMEQSKAQEAAVIGGRLEKDQSLKPQFTPNSVIKISFEEPPHDPKKLRETVREGGGSGVAYVDVSATERDVFVRFTSEESAGAYKKTGCWSRMEVLSGAEEEEYWRRIISCWTQRRNKKSKQNGKRSQSCGGELRGREKLLQKAFRDAQNTKCNSHIVFDD, translated from the coding sequence ATGGATGAGACTCCTGCCCCACAGCAGCAGCCAGAGGCGGCAGGGAAAGAGGCTCCAGCCTCCAAGGAGTTTCGGAAGCGTAAGAAGCGCCTCCTGCAACAGATTGCAGACCAGATGGATTTCTACTTCAGTGCAGCAAACATCACCAAGGATCGCTTCATGAGCAGTCTGCTTCGTGATGGTCCGTACATCGACTTACAAACGTTTTTTAAGTTCAACAAGATCAGATCCATGACCAGTGACATTACCTTTCTAAGGAAAGCTATAAGCAAGTCCTCCCTGTTGGAGCTATCAGAAGACGGCCTTCAGGTTAGGAGGAAGGCGGCtgtagaagtaaaagaaaacgagctGCACTGTACCATCTATGTGGAAAACATTCCTTCCAATGCTGACCATGACTGGGTGCGTCAGGTGTTTGGGGAATATGGAACCATCGATTACATTTCTCTGCCTCGCTACCATCGCTCAGGCAGACCTAAGGGTTTTGCTTTTGTAGAGTTCAAGGCTCCTGAAATGGCAAACTCAGCTCTGGAAGCATTTGGTGCCCTTGAATGTAAAATTCCTCCCACAACAGACCCTTCCGAACTGCAAAGCATCAAGACATTTGAAGGTAACACAGGGCAGCATATGGCAGGAGAGAGTCATATGGAACCTCACAGTGATGACCAGAGTGTGGACAAGGAAAGTGATGGTGGGAAGAACATGGAAATCTctgtgggagagggagaaagtgtaaagaaaaggaagctaGATAGTGTAAGTGAAGAaacaaatgagaagaaaagaaaaaaaagtaaagaagagagtAAATCCGATGATACAGCtgaacagggagagaaaaatatggacGCCAGTGAAAGTGAGCCACAGGCGGGCactgatggaggagaggaacctTCCAGTGgcgggaagaaaaagaagaagaaacggaaacgaaaaaagaaagaaaaggaggttatTGACAGCATATACTTGAGAGTCATGTCCAAAGAAGACTGGAAGAAGTTAAGGAACAAATATCTCAATGCACAAAGAGAGAACATGAAGTTACTCAAGATGCAACTGCAGGAGAGGTACCACCAGCCACACTTCAGGAGACACAATGCTGGAAGGAACATGGAGTGCGACCAGAATCATGACATGGAGCAAAGCAAGGCCCAGGAAGCAGCAGTGATAGGTGGCAGGCTGGAGAAGGACCAGAGCCTCAAGCCACAGTTTACACCTAATTCAGTCATAAAGATCAGCTTTGAGGAGCCACCCCATGATCCCAAAAAGCTGAGGGAGACTGTtcgggaaggagggggaagtggggtgGCCTACGTGGATGTGAGCGCCACCGAGAGGGACGTGTTTGTCAGGTTCACATCTGAGGAGTCAGCTGGTGCATACAAGAAGACCGGGTGTTGGAGTCGCATGGAGGTCCTGTCTggtgctgaggaggaggagtactggaGGCGCATTATCTCATGTTGGACTCAACGCAGGAATAAGAAAAGCAAGCAGAATGGAAAGCGGTCTCAGAGCTGCGGTGGTGAGCTGCGGGGAAGAGAGAAACTCCTTCAGAAAGCTTTCAGGGACGCTCAGAACACCAAATGTAACTCGCATATTGTGTTTGACGATTGA
- the LOC135108152 gene encoding peroxisomal biogenesis factor 3-like, whose translation MFSRVKDFLYRHRRKFLIGGVIVGGAAFLSRYAERKLLEWHDQQTRALLEKQKKRQHYENTYRTANATVMSLSGSMKEVLTRELDTETLLQAVKEQPQHKRNIWEQLKVVGFSRAISTVYIASLVGAAIRMQLMLLGGYTFGDLIHSGHAGLPISQTLQQKYLTAVHFLVEEGIPKLVQHITQVATRIVSGIPLNRSLTLSQLEAIFHEIRLVIAGENTSHGDGQSRRQKVEPWSKYVLQLPVPPDGESEEEKILYNMLIETSDILDSEDFGTVMDTLIQHGFNIMLDRMADFYPVTKPQQENGSMEKWVDNISRDLDPGLPPDLGDKIAGPQTGPPHSNFINSTSVPVAKLVPVLSGLVHAALSPTPGQLLQKVLTNDKLDSMGANVYEAFALPLSQAV comes from the coding sequence ATGTTTTCTCGTGTGAAGGATTTCCTCTACCGGCACCGGAGGAAGTTTCTAATTGGAGGAGTCATTGTAGGTGGTGCTGCATTCCTCAGCCGCTATGCCGAGAGGAAGCTGCTGGAGTGGCACGACCAGCAGACACGGGCACTGctggagaagcagaagaaacgGCAACACTATGAGAACACTTATAGAACGGCAAATGCCACAGTGATGAGTCTGTCTGGGAGCATGAAAGAAGTGCTGACGAGGGAGCTGGACACTGAGACACTCCTGCAGGCAGTGAAGGAGCAGCCCCAGCACAAGCGTAACATCTGGGAGCAGCTCAAAGTGGTGGGATTCAGCCGAGCCATATCTACAGTGTACATTGCCAGCCTGGTGGGTGCTGCTATTCGCATGCAACTCATGCTGCTTGGGGGCTACACTTTTGGTGACCTCATTCACTCTGGCCATGCTGGCTTACCCATCTCCCAGACACTGCAGCAGAAATACCTCACAGCTGTCCACTTCTTAGTAGAGGAAGGAATACCCAAACTGGTGCAGCACATCACACAAGTAGCCACACGCATAGTCAGCGGAATTCCACTCAACCGCTCTCTCACTCTATCCCAACTGGAGGCAATCTTTCACGAGATCAGACTTGTCATTGCCGGGGAGAACACTTCTCATGGTGACGGCCAAAGCAGGAGGCAGAAGGTGGAGCCATGGAGCAAGTATGTCCTGCAGCTGCCTGTGCCTCCTGATGGGGAgtctgaggaggagaagatccTCTATAACATGCTCATTGAAACCAGTGACATACTTGACAGTGAAGACTTTGGCACTGTAATGGACACACTGATACAACATGGTTTTAACATAATGCTGGACAGAATGGCAGACTTTTATCCTGTTACAAAACCCCAACAAGAAAATGGCTCTATGGAAAAGTGGGTGGATAACATTAGCCGAGACTTGGATCCAGGACTGCCACCAGATTTGGGTGACAAAATAGCCGGACCTCAGACTGGACCTCCTCACTCCAACTTCATCAATAGCACCTCTGTTCCTGTGGCCAAACTGGTGCCAGTCTTGTCTGGGCTTGTCCACGCTGCACTCTCCCCCACCCCTGGCCAGCTACTGCAGAAGGTCCTCACCAATGACAAGCTGGATTCCATGGGTGCCAATGTGTATGAAGCCTTTGCTCTGCCTCTCAGCCAAGCAGTGTGA